From the genome of Trypanosoma brucei brucei TREU927 chromosome 11 chr11_scaffold01 genomic scaffold, whole genome shotgun sequence:
GCTGGATGAGGCGGCAACTCCGAGCGAAGAATGTCTTCAATTTCTCGGGTTAACGCCTCCCGTGAGCTTGCAAGTGCTTCTACTGCACCAACACACCGGTGTCGCTGCTCCTCCAATGTGCTTTTCTTCACAGAAACCTCCCTTGAGGCTTCTTCATGCTGCTCCTGTAGCTCGCGCATAGATTCCTGTGCTGTTTTTATCTCAACTTCCGCAGTGGCGATAAGAAGGCGAAGAGCCCtaatttcttcttcctctgtgTTGGCCTTCAACTGCGCAGCGCAGAGCATGTCATAAATTCTCTCCACAGAATCAActgaaggggagggggaccGCTTGACCATACTCACCTCCCTTTGCCTTGTGCAGTGACTTGCGTTTTGGTGACGATACGTACAAATGTAATAATACGATAAATGGTGCTGTAAAAAtggcagaaaaaaagagaaagtggGGTTATGCTCATGTTAGTACTATACAGCGTCATCGGTCCGGGGGCAGAGTTGTATCAAAATAAAATTCTTGATACACCTTTTTGATGTCAAGTCAATTGTCAATGTCGCTTCCATCAAGAGTTACGCGCTTTCCTGCACCTTTCAAAACAAGCATCCACAATTCCGCCCACAGTTGTAGTTGACAAAGACGTGCGGGAGATGCTGGGAAGACAGCCACCCTAGATGAGCAAGGTAACAAATTACgcattcccctcccccccctgTATACTTAGGAAGTGGCATAGCGCCAAACGTCCTCCAAAATACACGCGGCAGCCtgatgaaagagggaaaatgacCCACAGCTTCCTTttgactgctgctgctgctgctgctgaagtGCGACCACCTCGGCCTCCCGCCCAACTTCATCACCTTCAAGCAGCAACACTTCTTGTACCAGGGAGTCACGCGTGGTGCCTTTAATCAAATGGCGTCTAATGGTGTAGAACGCCGTCATTACGGATGCCTCATCTTCATCGCTATCCAATGTTGAGCAAGTCGCATCGCAAAAATCATCTCGCAAAactgaaagggggaaaaccgTCATCCTGGAGGTGAATACTGGTTTATCATCCTTCTGTCTCATGTTTATTTGCGGTTTCTTCCGGAACAAAGAACAGCCACCAACCTTCTTTATTTCGTACTTTACCGAAGCACGTGGTCCACCTCCAAGGGAGGTGAGTCCTTGCAATACCTTGAGACAATCCACATGCACAGAACTGGTACCACCACCATTGTGGAAGTTGTGACTTAACGACGCCGTCTTCCCACGAATGGTACCGCCATCAACCTTACCACCCACTTGTCCGCACAATGTGTTGTGCCAGGAATGTTGAAACCAGCCTACGCCATACCGTCTCGAGTTTACCACATCTCCGTCACCGTCATCATTGCATATCAGCGAGAAGAGGCAGTGGCAGCCCGCCCCACGAATCTTATTCCGCACATGAGCCtctgcaacaacaatatgGCTTGCTGCCACGCACCACATTATGTCAAGCGGAAGAGTAGTGACATCTCTATGCCATACAAACCCTCCAGAGCCAGCTTTCTTATAATTAAATGGCAGGCAGACGGAACAGCCACAAGCGCAAGATGAGGGAGGAGCAGTTGCTTTAGTCGGTACCTCATCTTCACCTGCGGGTGCAGCACGGAGGTTCTCCGCTTCAGCGCGATTTATCTCCTGCAGTAATTCATGAAACCGCGAGGTTGGATGACTAACCTCCACACATAGTGCTAAATGCGATGCGAAAATATCAGTATTCCCTTGGGCTGGTCGGACAGCCGTGTGAACAGGCGCTAAGGTTTCTGTTTCCGCGCTGCCATGACCGCTGCCTTCCAAATACCTTATTGCGCCACCAGTTCTGACAACCGTCCTTGAAGTGGCGAGACGTTTCCTCACGAACTGAATAAATCGCTCGTGATCCATTACACCACCACTCCCTTGTGTCTCCACAACAAAACCAAGCACGCAACAGAGAGCGCTTCCAACGCTTGTAAGAACAACGTTAAAAGGAACGCTACCACCGCAGCACCGGAGAGAGATCTCGCGGACGTGAATAAGTTGCAGGGGATGTGGTGACCCGCTTTGCGTTTCGTCATATGGCCAACAACTTAGTTGTTCAACAGCCAAAGCAGCGATGAGGAAACGGTCTCTGTGGTCACTTTTGCCAAAGAATGAGGATGAGGCACAAAGAAGACCACTTGCAGagaaaaatgcaacaaaagGCAGTGCATCACTGTCCGGGGCCCAAAGCTGTTCGCACGACTTCACCTCAATACTGTACGTCGCCGCAAGTGATTGAGCAATGACCGCAAACAAACACTGACATGAGCATTGTGCAAGTCCTTCCAACAACCGTAGGCTCTTACGGTCAGCGGTTGGTAACGAGGATACGGGGGACTTGTATGTGCAGGGGCCCAcacgacaaaaaaggaaactgaTAGGCACAATATCCTGTGAAACGAAAAATAGGAGGGCCTTACGCCGTGCCAATAGGCGCCGGCGAGCTACAGACTctgctttgctttttcctTGTATTTTGCTATCTGTTGCCTCCCAAGCGACGACGCGCCGCTCAAGGCCATCGGTATCGGGTACATTTCCACCTGCAAGTCCGTCGTACTCCAAAACGTCCTTTCCAGCGTGAGCCATTCCATCACCGCGCGGATTCCCTTTATCAGTGGGTGACGAAGTCACAGAGAGTGCATCAAGTAGCATCTGCATCCCACTACCACTTGTGCGACAGAGGACGTCCAACACACAGTCAAGTGTGAGTTCCAGCTCCCCTTCCGTTACGGCTGTTCCACCAACTGCAATTGTCACATCGCCTAATTCACCACCCATTCTCTGCTGGTGTAGGAGAACCAGCATTTCCTCCGCATGTTCGTCACTGGTGCTACGGAAACAGTGAAAAACGCGAGATGCGAGCGGCGCCTGAAATAACTGATCTATGTCacttaaaaaagggagagggccGAGTGATGGCGCGAAGAGCCGTCGGCCATCGCTCGACTGAAGGTGAATCCACGGCATGTTAAAAAGTTAAAGCCGTTTTTCCGAGTTGCGGAACTCACCTATACCCGCCTACTTACGaccaagggggaaaaaaataacaaaaatatcaatGGAAAAATGATGCGGCTCAACCATTAACACGACCCAAAAACACAAGTATGAGTAACAGAGGGAGGGTGAGTGaatatgaaagaaaacaaactgtAGAAGCGCCCGTAATGAAAGtaattgaaaaaaagaacataacGGAATACAACCCTCCCCAATGGGGATGGCTCTCCCCTGCCCCACCATACGCTACATAATAGTGCGATCTATTTTAGCTCCACTGCCGGTCACCCATAAACGACCAACCTTTCCCGCTATTGAGCGGGTGACGTAATGGTTTGACTTGCACGCACGCAGACGAATGCACTTAACTTAATACACGTGCATAACGTCATCCCCCTTCTTACATGGTCAAAACAGGGGGAAAACGCGGTCAAGAGAATAATGCGCGGAGGTGTAGAAGAACATTGCGATCAACTAGGAGTTAAAATAAGtgcaaagaaataaataaaagtaacCAAACGAACGAAACAAATTCAACTCGTGGCACGCTCGACTGCTGTAAATGCGTTCAGCGCACaccatcttttttcctcctcctcctcctcccttccgaacgaacaaacaactgTGCCATGTTTGTGACTGTCCGTCATTCAATCGCCGGTTTATCATCTCCGGTGCGGCGGTAGTCCACTGCTTTTTCGATGCCGAAACCACCGACAAACTGTTGCTACTGTGTGGCGCCGTtgaggcagcaaaaaaaaaaagtagcacAAAACGCGCCGCTGCAAGCCCCCACGACACCCGTGCCGGAACTTAATTACCCTCTCCCTCTACATATAAGCCCATCAAAAGTTTGCACGTAATGGAGGAGACGCACTTTccaatgaataaaaaaattgttgtcgcacaaagagggaatgattttaaaaaaagtctAAGTCACCAAACAGCAGCCCCTAATGGAACGAACAACCTCGAAAGCAcgataaacaaacaagagcGGAAAGAAATAGGGGCTACATCTCCCACAATCAGCCACGGTTTGCGCTGTCAACCCAAACTCATTATATAcccatatacatatacaaaaatataaacgATAATGAGATCCTTTTCGTTCTAATAGACGTATGGGATCAAGCGATAACGAACTATTCTATGGAATTTGTGCATATCTTCTGCACCATACTTTTCACGCATCTGCTCTTCGTCCCTCAATTGGCGGTGAATCAAAAGCAGAGCAAAATACACTGGCTGAAAGTATGGCAGTGGTTCCGTAAACCCCGTAAGTGCTGACCATGAAAGGGTCATAAGCCAATCCCCTACATAATTCGGATGGCGGCACACGCCCCAGTAGCCCGACACAATCAGCGATTTGCCGCTGGACGTATGCATAACCTTCAGCGCCGCATTCGCTGGATCTTTTGGATTTTGTCGAAAACGACTTTTTTGATTGTTTGAGCCACGAAACACAGCGTAGCCAACAAGCGCCACCGCAGCGCAAATGCCTACGTGCATGTAGCTCAGCTGCGAGGCATGATAAGCCAGGAACTTTGCTTTCAGTGTATAAGTGAAAGGTACCCACGCCAAATCGCCGAAGCACAGCATAAACCCAAAACCATCATGCACGATGTCCATCATGGTGAGGTTTCCCTCTTCATAAAGAAGCCCGTCCAACACATAGAAAGACTCTAGCAGGGCAACCACAATAATGCTGGGCGAGCATGTACCGACCTCCATCGCTTTTGCCACAAATGCCCAATTCAGGACGCTCCAACCAATGAGACCGGGACGCAGTTCACACATAAACTTCCAGTCAAGCGAACCCGTACGTGGATTGAGCTCACGGCCAACCCAGAAATCGTATAAGTAGTTTCCAGTGTTTCCTCCGGGGGAAAACGACACCTGAGAAGAGCGGAAGGAAGCGACGTATAGCACGATGCtcataaaaacagaaatgaTGATGGCAGCCACCATGAGTGGCATAAACATGTCAGCCAGCCAGGCTAGACGAATCACATCAGCGTAGTGCATACTACCCAAAATAGCATGTACAAGTGTGAACACATGCAACGCGTTGATATTGTACGTGAGACATGTTCCATCAGAGAGTTTCACACCCTTCACTTGCTTTCCAACCGGAGTAATGTAAAGAAGTGCATGAAATGCCATCCACAACAACTCGACACCAAGTGCCAGTACCAATCGCGGCACTCCCACATCCAATGCCAACAATATCATTGCGGGAAGGTCCCATACATTATGCACACTACACGAATTTTCTGAGCACAAGACATTGAGACCAATAACTGTGAGCGGCAGAAGCACCACCATCCCAAGTGCTCCCAGAGGGCCTCCCCACTCGTAGGAGCGGTTTTTATTCGTCACTGGTGTTTTAGTTCTGGGAGTGACGGGACTCTTTTTAGTCCTCCCGGGCGTCCGAGGTGCAGGCGATGCGGAGCGAGATTTTGTACCCTTGCGGCTCCGTGGCGGCATTTGATGCTAATCCTTGCGTTACTTTTTCTGCaacgaataacaaacaaTATGGGGAgaaatgtattttttttcttttaaatgtCCAGTTTGATACTCTGTCAGTGTGTTCCTACGTAGTACAgtcgttttccttttaaataAACGGGCTCGGTACCTATGACTAAGTCAAAATAGTGGGGTGATTAAGCGGTACGGAATATTACAAACCTTAGCGAGGAACAAACCCATTCGTGGGATTATACCAGCGCATCCATCACTTTTCCTTCCGTCCTTTTGGGTGGATAAAGCAGACAAGGAGATGCTCCTCTCACTACTCATGGGAAACATCGGTGTCCGAAACGACTAACATAAGTCCTACCACCACAAGAAGCGCTCCCGCCAACCACGTGATTGTCACCACTtcatgaaacacaaaaaaaccgAGGATGGCGCTCACCCCAAAGTTGGCTCCGGTGTTAACAACTTGACAAACGGGTGTAGGTCCGCAAGACAGCGCCCTCACATACCACCTCCACATCTGTGCAGTGCAGTAGCCATTCGCCGCCAGTGATACGGCGCGGAGCCCAAGAACCAACGCAGCAGCCAACGAATTACTCCTGGCGTCGATACCTaccaacgcaaaaaaaaaactcacaaCTCCAGAAAGAGACGTGGCACTGCCGCTGTTATCGTGCGCAAACGCAAGCTTTCCAACAACTGCCGAGAGGGCACCGAACGTACCTGCTAGCAGGGAATACAACAAATACTGGCGCCCGCCCACAGTCCCCTCTTTCCTACTCTGCTTTGacatttcctttatttccccctcattttttttgtttccatctcGGTTTtgtcacaacaacaacaagaggtagaaaagaggtgaagttatctcttttttttaaaaaaaagacttgGTTCGCTGTTGGGTACTGCTACCACCATGCAATTTCAAAGCTTTACGAACCAGTTTTCGGCTAACGCCACCACAACAGATGCATTTAGCAGTGTCGAAGAATATACGTGCACGCGCGCATGTGATGGGAGCCTCAATGAACAGCACGGAGGTAAATGAGCCTAATGCAAGTTAACGTGCATCCATCGTAGAAACTGGGTAAAACACAGGcgacaaaataataataataataattcaaaaGACAGCCACCGAAGACGACTTATGGAGAGATCAGACGTAAGGACGACATGCAGCCGGCGAGTAGGGAGGAATCCAAGTTAATATTCTCCCAAACGACGGGATTTTTTCCATATtgccttatatatatatatatttgcgatGCGGATACTCGGTTGACAGTTTCCAGTTTAACAATTCACACACTCACTTACATCACACAAGCTcctactcttctttttttttgctttccccttcaccCGCCATACGCATAGAGACAACTTCACACAGTTGATTCAAGTGATTTCAAAGGTTTCATCACAACacaaccacacacgcacgtaaCATTTGTTGCGGTGCATGAGCGAAAGTGACAAAAAAGCATTACCACTGAGAACCCACATTAAGTGAGAGGAACTATTTGTAttaaagaggaaggaagggactggcgagtggaaacaaaaaaagaaaaaaaaaaagaagcgcacGACCACTGAATGGAAGGCAAACACAACCCGGAGTGAATAAATGTTATCATCCCTCGCTCATGGTTTAATAGTCCATTGAGTATTCTCATAtgagaaattaaaaaaaatgtcctGTTAGAAGTAAAAGAATCTCGTTCAACCACGCCCACAGAGGCATGGGTCCATCAAAATTACGCCTGAACCTAAAGATCTACCGTCCTTTCCCATTGCCCATGTACATACTGGCTATAGAACCTGTAATACCTTCCACACGAATTcaggaaaggaggagggggggggaaagaaaaaagtaaaaaaaaaaagacagcagCGATATGTGGAGCGGGATTTCGAGGACTTCCACCTTTTTAAAGACCCGCTCAAattatgtatttgtgtttacgTTGGTTGATGAAGAGCGTACTAATCCTCCATCTATTTGTCATTGGAGTCCCCAAGAGGGATAAGGCGATGGAACATTTTCAGAGTGAGTAAAACAGTCACCACAGCGCCAGTGGTTGCGACACCGATGCGATAAAGTGTCTAACATAATCAAGCATATTTAATATATAACTCGGGCAGTGACCGAGTTATATATTAAATATAGTACAGAAAGTAGACGCCAACAACATATAAGATTTGTTACACAGTGTTCCTATGAGTGCAAAatagtgagaaaaaaaaacggaaggaCAGTAACgctgaaaacaacaagacaGATGTATTAACAAGTGATCCAGTTGGGCAAATGTGTCAGCCGCTTGAAAATGGCCGCTTGCAAACAATTCTTGGAAACAATTAGTCGGTTCCCCTTAGGGACGCACGAAACATtgtccccttccctcctcccccctcctgGAGCCGCAACCACATAATAGTAGCGGTTAGACAACACCGCAACTACAGAGGAGaaggcaagaaaaagaaaaaaaaagagggaaatgacCGCTGTAAACAGCAACGCTACTTTTAAGTAATGATAGCTTGGAAAGGAAATACAGTAAACAACTTTCTCTCCACTTGCGAACGGATCACTTCTCCCTAAAAGCAGCTGCTTCCGTTAAGTAAATATGTTTTAGAACATGATGATGTGTAGCATCTGACACAAGAAGATGTActatatttcaaaaaaataaaataaaataaataaaataaggaaaagtaaTAAGTGCTTCTTGTGCTCGCAGTATGCAAACTAACGTGATGAGAGTGATTGTACTTTCCtaagaaacaagaaagaggggaTGCCCCATGGTAATCGATCCCCCAgtacctttttgttttcttcactgTATTCCTTGCATCCGCATTTGTTGCACTGATTTCAACCTGCATCTGTTATTCTTTTTGTCGTTATAAAAATATGATCCCTTCGCCTTTTCGCTAATGCGTCGCTGACGATTACTGCTTACATTTTGTGGCCTGCTGAGCATCGTCCGTTGCAATGGTCCACTATCCTCACATTCCCATTCTCTTACctcctttatatatatatatatatattttttcggTTGTACTTATTTTCGCGTTAGAAACGATAGACGTGATCTTTTGTATAACCCATATCTCCCAAGATGCCACCGACGTCAGGGGCGTTGTTAAGTACTGTTCCCGTTGGTTGGTACGCAAGACCACCGCTCATTGCCTTGAGCACATTGGGCGAAGAGCCAACCACCTTCGTCATCATTGGGTCCGGGCCACAAACTAACACGAGGTTATTATCCGCTGGTTCAGGCATAGTTTCTTTTATCATCTGCGGCGTGATGTATCCAATATAACCATTATAGTCACTTTGCGGATTCTCCAACATATCCACGGTGTAATGAACACTAAGGCGGTCAGCATGTTTTTTTGCCGTGCCGTCTAGCATTCCTTTGAGGAGGATTTTGTTCTCGGACCTGTTGGCAAATAGAAGTGAAAGTTTGGTCTTGTCGCCAGGGGTGTCGAGCGAAGCGTTCATGAATTGTAGGAGCGGACATATTCCAGTGCCACCACCAATCAGTCCCACCTCAGCCCATCGGTTCTTCTTGTATTGCAACTTGTATTGAACAACCCGAAAGAGAAGCGTGTCTCCAACATTCATGGAGAACAGATGTTCCGTGAAGCGACCACGGGGTTGTTTCTTAACGAGAAGGTCAAAGTAACCCATTGTTCCATTGGGGGTTATGGGCGTGTATGACCGCATCGGCTGGTCCACAATGTTGGCACCCTCCTTAAGACAGGCTTGTAGAGTACTGCATGGTACAAGATCAAAAGTGTCATCGACACGAGGCAGAAGGAAGCGGAAGATGGCGACATCTTCGGCTAAGTTGATAACCTCACCCAATGCAAGTGGTTTGAACTTTGTGTCAAGCACGGCGTTTGTGCGACACTCAGCTGTATGTTGCTGCGAAGATACACGTGCTTTAAAAGCCGCACCAAGAATGGAGGCAGCAGTAAAAGTAAGGAATTTCATAATCAGAGTACAGTAGTTTAAAATAATATCAATAACTATTACCTATGTTCCTTCGTTTACACTAACCTCACCACAATTTACGAAAACAAgacaggaggaaaaagaaaaacaatgtcAAATGCAGCTTTTCGGATTGGTGTGCAGCATCAAGAAAATTTAGCAACTGCTAGTAGCATCACGAAACTCTAGGTTTAGCGGATAGAAGGGGCTGTGTAAAGAAAGATATCCCACGCCCACGGAGCGCTGCCGAAAAGCCAATATCTGGCAATACCAACTTAACAACGCGTTCTCCACGACgttcccctcttccccccACTCCTTCCCGTTGGTCCCATTAAATGATGATCGGTTCACCCTTGTGATgctcttcctctcctcttcccGCTTGACGGACCTGCAAAGGTAGAATACAACACGCACATATGAAAATAAATTCCCGTCTCCTGATACCACAAGCACTGATCGCGTTTCGAAGGAGGAACTAAGTGTCCCACTACCGGAGACACTTAAAACGGAACCAGAAGACGACCTTTAGTTTTCCTGCCGAACGGGGATGgtgctggaaaaaaaaacaggagtaAGAGTGGGCGCagaagaaaggaatgtgCAAATGCATACTTACCTGCGCCCCTTACTTTTCACCTATCTTGCCAATCGAACTAAGCGATCGTTGACTTCCCTAGCAACAAATCAACCTCTCGCTCCAACTCGGATGCCTGAGCTGCGCACACTTCCATCGCACTCAACTGACAGTCGATGAGGCCGACAAACTTGGCCAGATCATCCGACTGGCGAAGGTGCCGTACAGAACCATTGTGTTGCCTGACACATTGCTGCAGTCGAAGTTTTAAAGTTTCTACTTCATCAAAAAGGTTAATTACAGCCGTGTAAGTTTCCTCACGTGCCTCGTCCACACTGTTGAATGTTGGTCGTACCTGCGCGAAGATAGGCTGAACGGCATCTTCAAAGCGCTGCAACATTGTTCCGATTGCAGCCTGTTTGTTCTTGAGCTCTATGAGTGTTTGTCGTGTGACGTCGGCATTGGCAATAGCCTCTTCAAGGTGGGACGAGTGTGAAAGAATCTCATTCCCACGCTCGATTATCTGCCGGTCACGGAGCATCATGAGCTGTGACAATTCCGAAAAGTCACGGTAATCTTTAGAGAAAGCTTTATCAAACTGCGCCAGTATGGTTGAAAGCATCTTCCCCCTGAGCTCTAACGAAGCTTGCTTACCTGAAATTGCAGTGGGGTCGCCCGCTCCTACTGTTCCAGTAGCTCCAGCGCTTTGATTTCCTCCAG
Proteins encoded in this window:
- a CDS encoding C-14 sterol reductase, putative yields the protein MPPRSRKGTKSRSASPAPRTPGRTKKSPVTPRTKTPVTNKNRSYEWGGPLGALGMVVLLPLTVIGLNVLCSENSCSVHNVWDLPAMILLALDVGVPRLVLALGVELLWMAFHALLYITPVGKQVKGVKLSDGTCLTYNINALHVFTLVHAILGSMHYADVIRLAWLADMFMPLMVAAIIISVFMSIVLYVASFRSSQVSFSPGGNTGNYLYDFWVGRELNPRTGSLDWKFMCELRPGLIGWSVLNWAFVAKAMEVGTCSPSIIVVALLESFYVLDGLLYEEGNLTMMDIVHDGFGFMLCFGDLAWVPFTYTLKAKFLAYHASQLSYMHVGICAAVALVGYAVFRGSNNQKSRFRQNPKDPANAALKVMHTSSGKSLIVSGYWGVCRHPNYVGDWLMTLSWSALTGFTEPLPYFQPVYFALLLIHRQLRDEEQMREKYGAEDMHKFHRIVRYRLIPYVY
- a CDS encoding NADH-cytochrome b5 reductase, putative (similar to NADH-cytochrome b5 reductase precursor (EC 1.6.2.2) (P34/P32). (Swiss-Prot:P36060) (Saccharomyces cerevisiae)), which translates into the protein MKFLTFTAASILGAAFKARVSSQQHTAECRTNAVLDTKFKPLALGEVINLAEDVAIFRFLLPRVDDTFDLVPCSTLQACLKEGANIVDQPMRSYTPITPNGTMGYFDLLVKKQPRGRFTEHLFSMNVGDTLLFRVVQYKLQYKKNRWAEVGLIGGGTGICPLLQFMNASLDTPGDKTKLSLLFANRSENKILLKGMLDGTAKKHADRLSVHYTVDMLENPQSDYNGYIGYITPQMIKETMPEPADNNLVLVCGPDPMMTKVVGSSPNVLKAMSGGLAYQPTGTVLNNAPDVGGILGDMGYTKDHVYRF